In Lodderomyces elongisporus chromosome 2, complete sequence, the following proteins share a genomic window:
- the MTQ2 gene encoding S-adenosylmethionine-dependent methyltransferase (BUSCO:EOG09264XVU), with translation MLSTPIFDGIDYDKVYEPSEDSFYLLDCFEDQQTYLSSKYGNRVPLVLEIGTGSGIVTTFMLQHILPQALYLASDINPSACITARNTIRQNCSERANFVDILRMDLASSLRTNIVDVLVFNPPYVPAEEMPIPPANDEEGESWLDLALLGGKDGMVTTWKVLNSLQEILASDGIAYILFCARNRPDEVAEIMRNRGWSVDVIINKKAGWEVLSILRFTKA, from the coding sequence ATGCTCTCTACACCAATCTTCGATGGTATCGATTATGACAAAGTTTATGAGCCATCAGAAGACTCATTCTATCTTTTAGATTGCTTTGAGGATCAGCAGACGTACCTTCTGTCGAAATATGGTAATCGTGTTCCATTGGTGCTCGAGATTGGTACAGGATCGGGCATCGTGACTACATTCATGCTTCAGCATATCCTTCCGCAAGCGTTATACTTGGCATCGGATATCAATCCCAGTGCATGTATAACTGCACGCAATACAATAAGGCAGAATTGTTCTGAACGAGCGAATTTTGTAGATATTCTAAGAATGGATCTTGCATCTTCCTTACGCACAAACATTGTGGACGTGTTAGTGTTTAATCCTCCTTATGTACCAGCCGAGGAAATGCCAATACCACCAGCAAACGACGAGGAAGGTGAACTGTGGTTGGACTTAGCGTTGCTAGGCGGAAAAGATGGAATGGTAACTACATGGAAAGTCTTGAATCTGTTACAAGAAATCCTAGCGTCTGATGGAATTGCatacattttattttgtgcCAGAAACAGACCCGACGAAGTTGCAGAGATTATGAGGAATAGAGGATGGTCTGTAGACGTTattattaataaaaaagcaGGCTGGGAAGTGCTAAGTATCTTGCGCTTCACTAAAGCTTAG
- a CDS encoding uncharacterized protein (BUSCO:EOG09263MEM), producing the protein MDRGRTISREGITSSARGTATTPSSSPSTMQTKWSGKATRYKTFGQFTLDTIITGHLTSEQLDAYQQLFRIEEISHYLRVSRQQRKPIVDLLPSTHVADTNTLAYAREPSPPPKYDNQGNRVNTREQRIRDAMEKERHELVEAAAGNIKSFTAPSDYRKPTKTYEKLYIPVKDYPEINFVGFLIGPRGRTLNRLQEESGARLQIRGKGSVKEGKSTQATIEDKSSSGADSVEDDLHVLITADAQHKIAKAVQLANEVIEKLITSPEGQNELKREQLKELAVLNGTLRETKPFDPEAYQRRQQRAFDITRVVCKRCGKIGHYARDCNQSPMQGQAHTQNYQNSMAPRGIDSYTPESRFGAPTSEPAWKRQRTDQPPPPWKTQPQPQTQTQTHVQAQNSASSSHHLPPLPMVQGQSHDSRQMSSHASHATPPPPVPPSKPAPPSLQKTVPSVASRSYPHSHPHSSPPPPTSAVPGTGLRPPAPPPSVPSVPKLSHLPPSRPPLPPPPPTSVESQSSNKPKPPPAPPKVAPPPPSTKPPQPPPPQPPQQHKK; encoded by the coding sequence ATGGATAGAGGAAGAACGATATCGAGGGAGGGTATAACCCTGTCTGCTAGAGGAACAGCAACgacaccatcatcatcaccctCAACCATGCAAACGAAATGGTCAGGAAAAGCGACTCGGTACAAAACTTTTGGCCAATTCACATTAGATACAATCATTACCGGTCATCTCACACTGGAGCAACTTGATGCGTACCAGCAGCTTTTTCGAATAGAAGAGATATCGCATTATTTGCGTGTGTCACGTCAACAAAGAAAGCCGATTGTCGATTTATTACCATCAACGCATGTGGCGGATACCAATACGTTGGCCTACGCTAGAGAACCATCTCCACCACCGAAATATGACAACCAGGGTAATAGAGTCAACACACGCGAACAACGTATTCGCGATGCGATGGAGAAGGAGAGACACGAGTTAGTGGAGGCTGCAGCAGGTAATATCAAGAGTTTTACTGCACCATCCGACTATAGGAAACCTACAAAGACATATGAGAAACTATACATCCCAGTTAAAGACTACCCTGAGATCAACTTTGTGGGTTTCTTAATTGGTCCAAGAGGAAGAACTTTAAACAGATTACAAGAGGAATCCGGAGCTCGTCTACAAATTCGTGGTAAAGGTTCAGTAAAGGAAGGTAAATCTACACAGGCTACAATTGAAGACAAATCCTCTAGTGGAGCAGACTCGGTAGAAGACGATTTACATGTGTTGATTACAGCTGATGCGCAACATAAAATAGCCAAAGCAGTACAATTGGCAAATGAAGTTATTGAAAAGTTGATAACATCCCCCGAGGGTCaaaatgaattgaaaagagaacaaTTAAAGGAATTGGCTGTATTGAATGGTACTTTAAGGGAAACAAAGCCATTTGATCCCGAAGCATACCAAAGGAGGCAACAACGAGCATTTGATATCACCAGAGTCGTGTGTAAAAGGTGTGGAAAAATCGGTCATTATGCAAGAGATTGTAATCAATCTCCAATGCAAGGACAAGCTCACACACAAAACTACCAAAACTCCATGGCTCCGAGAGGGATTGATAGCTACACACCAGAATCAAGATTTGGTGCACCTACATCGGAACCAGCAtggaaaagacaaagaacaGACCagccaccaccaccatggaaaacacaaccacaaccacaaacacaaacacaaacacatgTCCAAGCTCAAAATTCTGCATCATCGAGTCACCACTTACCGCCACTACCAATGGTACAAGGTCAGAGTCATGATTCAAGACAAATGTCATCACATGCATCACATGCAACTCCGCCACCACCAGTGCCACCGTCAaaaccagcaccaccatcatTGCAAAAGACAGTTCCTTCGGTAGCTCTGCGATCATATCCTCATTCTCATCCACATTCAtctccaccaccaccaacactgGCCGTACCCGGTACTGGACTAAGGCCACCGGCTCCTCCACCATCGGTACCACTGGTACCAAAACTATCGCACCTACCACCTTCACgtcctcctcttcctcctcctcctcccaCTTCTGTCGAACTGCAATCGAGCAACAAACCGAAACCACCACCTGCCCCGCCCAAAGTAGccccaccaccaccatctaCAAAGccaccacaaccaccaccaccacagccaccacaacaacataaaAAGTAA
- the CLF1 gene encoding NineTeen Complex (NTC) component, translating into MVAISLNKPLTDKFNMSEQPDAQITSKQIIDDAFNRSNSSSFVRPKQTIQDLEELHAYQQTKRKEYEQQLNKNRLNFGQWIRYARWELEHNHDFARARSIMERALDVNVEYIPFWTQYIQWELIGKNANHARNLLERATTTLPNVSKLWYLYAQTEEMLKNYSGVRSVFERWLRWRPDEHAWDAYIRFETRYEEVENARSLFKRYVHAFPHVTTWQKWIDYELENNANDIAIIRAVFEAAISDCLMHPSAKQSVDNIAFAKLAALWLKWELKCQELERTKSIRQFLLQDARLRNSTQIQNELLIAINEYENIAGDKTSIEASVLEKRKVKYLADVTNDPTNYDSWWSYISILVQENKTEEVRDLFQKIATLHQPHDEYKSDKWRKYIMIWMRYALWEEFDNRDIDEARRIWNDSVKLLASASKNTFTSGKLWIAFAKFELRSDPENGLVKARKVLGRALGHMNKCGPKTNVLRYYIELEKTLCEWDRVRSIYQKWVELALLFGADCTSVFKEYLHFELSLEEDARCEALLDTAMNLCKDESTLESLNRSEITQLAVTYYTDNLKFDKVRDIHRSMVTENPTVTNWVKLALLESTIPTATQLEELLQGEDELELSIGPAQIENTREVYREAETFFKNFSFDNNNNSNSNHDTTGSSMESRRAILESWREYEEVNGDEESIAEVVQKLPKRIKKRKNVNGIEEEYYEYVFPDNTNKTGLAPSSPSAAPTATSATTSATTSTSISSSSAPPASINKFLENAKKWAAQSS; encoded by the coding sequence ATGGTTGCAATATCTTTAAATAAGCCTTTAACAGATAAATTTAATATGAGCGAACAACCAGATGCTCAGATAACAAGCAAGCAAATAATCGATGATGCATTTAATAGATCCAACAGTTCATCCTTTGTGCGACCGAAGCAAACGATCCAGGATCTCGAAGAACTTCATGCTTATCAACAGACAAAGCGAAAGGAATACGAACAACAACTAAATAAAAACAGACTCAATTTTGGCCAGTGGATACGATATGCACGATGGGAACTAGAACACAATCATGATTTTGCTCGTGCACGTTCTATTATGGAACGTGCTTTGGATGTCAATGTCGAATACATTCCCTTTTGGACTCAGTACATCCAATGGGAGTTGATTGGCAAGAATGCAAACCATGCTAGGAACTTGCTAGAACGAGCGACTACCACTTTACCTAATGTTAGTAAGCTTTGGTACTTGTATGCTCAAACAGAGGAGATGTTAAAGAATTATCTGGGTGTGCGTAGTGTATTTGAAAGATGGCTCCGTTGGCGTCCCGATGAGCATGCATGGGATGCCTATATTCGGTTTGAAACACGTTATGAGGAAGTAGAAAATGCAAGGCTGCTATTTAAACGATATGTTCACGCATTTCCCCATGTTACCACATGGCAAAAATGGATCGATTACGAGTTGGAGAATAATGCTAATGATATTGCTATTATTCGAGCGGTCTTTGAAGCAGCAATTCTGGATTGTTTGATGCATCCGTCTGCGAAACAACTGGTTGACAATATTGCATTTGCCAAGTTGGCTGCTTTATGGTTAAAATGGGAATTGAAATGCCAAGAATTGGAGCGAACCAAAAGCATACGCCAGTTTTTATTGCAAGATGCCCGGTTAAGAAATTCTACccaaattcaaaatgaGCTTTTAATAGCCATTAATGAGTATGAAAACATCGCGGGAGATAAAACATCAATCGAAGCAAGTGTTttagagaaaagaaaggtaAAGTATTTGGCGGATGTCACCAATGATCCTACAAACTACGACTCATGGTGGTCATACATTTCAATACTTGttcaagaaaacaaaacggAAGAGGTTCGAGACCTTTTTCAGAAAATTGCAACTCTACATCAGCCACATGACGAATACAAAAGTGATAAATGGAGAAAATATATTATGATATGGATGAGGTATGCTTTGTGGGAGGAATTCGATAACAGAGATATAGACGAAGCACGTCGTATTTGGAATGACTCTGTTAAGCTTCTTGCTAGCGCTAGTAAGAACACATTTACATCAGGAAAGCTTTGGATTGCATTTGCCAAATTCGAATTAAGAAGTGATCCTGAAAACGGACTTGTTAAAGCACGGAAGGTGCTAGGAAGAGCCTTGGGCCACATGAATAAATGTGGGCCTAAAACAAATGTGTTGAGGTATTATAtagaattggaaaaaaccCTTTGCGAATGGGATAGAGTCCGCTCTATATACCAGAAATGGGTTGAGTTAgctcttttgtttggtgCTGATTGCACATCAGTTTTTAAAGAGTACTTGCATTTTGAACTTTCGCTCGAGGAAGATGCTCGATGCGAAGCATTGCTTGATACTGCTATGAATCTATGCAAAGACGAAAGTACCCTAGAATCTTTGAACAGGAGCGAGATAACTCAGCTTGCTGTTACATATTATACAGataatttgaaatttgacAAAGTGCGGGATATTCATAGGTCCATGGTTACTGAGAATCCGACAGTAACCAATTGGGTCAAATTAGCGTTGTTGGAATCTACTATACCTACAGCTACTCAACTAGAAGAGTTGTTGCAAGGTGAAGATGAACTTGAGTTGAGCATTGGACCTgcacaaattgaaaataccAGGGAAGTGTATCGTGAAGCAGaaacttttttcaaaaactttagcttcgacaacaacaacaatagcaacagTAATCATGATACTACTGGCAGCAGCATGGAAAGTAGAAGGGCCATTCTAGAGTCATGGCGAGAATACGAAGAAGTGAACGGAGATGAAGAGAGCATAGCGGAAGTTGTTCAAAAATTGCccaaaagaatcaaaaagaggaaaaatgtaaatggtattgaagaagaatactATGAATATGTTTTTCCTGAtaatacaaacaaaacagggCTTGCACCTTCGTCACCATCAGCAGCCccaacagcaacatcagcaacaacatcagcaacaacatcaacatcaatatcTTCTTCCTCGGCACCTCCAGCATCGATCAATAAGTTTTTGGAGAATGCAAAGAAATGGGCAGCGCAATCATCATAA